TTTTGTGTAAAATGATTAAAAACCTCTTTCTTGGTAAGAATTCAAAAATAAAACAAACCGAGAAGGAGGTTTTTAAAAATGTCAATTTTGACAAAGGAACAATTAAAAAATTTCATCAGTGAAAACAATATTCAATCTATTCCAGACCTTTATGCGTCATTAAAAAACCTTTTTAAAGATACTATCCAAGAAATGCTTGAAGCAGAGCTTTCTACAGAGCTTGGATATGAAAAGTATGAGAAGAAAGATAAAGATACTCCAAACTCAAGAAATGGATATACTCAAAAGACTG
This genomic stretch from Caldanaerobius fijiensis DSM 17918 harbors:
- a CDS encoding transposase, yielding MSILTKEQLKNFISENNIQSIPDLYASLKNLFKDTIQEMLEAELSTELGYEKYEKKDKDTPNSRNGYTQKT